CAAGAGGCAAAATGAAAAGCTGCTAGAATTCAATGAGATTACATGAAAACATTCTTCAGATCTTGAATACTAAGGCTAATTGCAAATTCAGGACATAAGGGAAACAGAGAGCTTAATGTGAACCAGAACATAGCGTCCTGCCTGGACCAAGCCACTGAATCTGTAAAACAGAGTTTCTTTGAGCTTGTGCAGGATAACTTTCCTTTGCTgttaaattaccatatttttcctggAGAAAAGGATTAAAAATAAAGGATTCCAAGTACTGTACTAGTGTATTGCCCTGAGACAGGTTGAATCTCAGCACTCCTGCTAGCAGACAGCAACACAGCGGGAGCAAAGTTGCCCTCAGAAAGTGGGACTCCCTCCACAGGAGGgcttgtggtttatttattggagggctttctgttttgttgttgaatCTCCAAATGGCAGATGAGTTTTGGTGACATCAGCAGTGACGCTGCCTCAACAGGGTTGGAAATATTACTAATAATTTGATTTGAGGAGGGAGACAAATCCCAGCCCAGCAAAACTGCTCTTTGCATCCTCAAAATGCCCAATAAATTTAGAGCAAATAATGGAGCAGTGGGCATGTTTGGACAATCATATAAACTGAGATATGTATGAGTCCTGTGTACCTGCATTCAGGTACCTGGCTTCTTCCTTTGCTCAAGCTGGAAAACAAGCCAGGAAGTATTGACTAACTATGGTTTCACGTTGCATCTGAACTAGGAAATGCTGGTCAATGGCTTCTGAAAAATCTAGGCTATGAAACCAGGATTCATGGGGTATTATAGTTAACTGATCTTCCTGTCTTGTTCATTTGCACAAAGGGAGGAGTGAAGTGACTGCACAAGGAGGAAAGAGACTCGTTCATATCTCAGCTTTTTAAAGTTGAGATGatcatctgaatgcagccaatttgtgtctgtgtgtaacaTGCCAGCCAAAATCTCCTCATCTTTGTGGAATACTCAGCATGTGTTTCTAAAGAGgacacatttttcttttattttcagtatTGCTCTTAAAATCTTATTACTCTCCTGACAAAACAAGGAAGCtttctcttaatttttttatccttgggtgttttttttaaatctttgggATTAACAGCCTCCTATCCTTCTGAgtctaatctttctttctttattttcctctctccgcccccacccccggcctacctttattttctttttccagccTTCTCTCCAATCCTACCTGGAAACTGGATATATAGTAAGTGGGCAATGTATAAGCATTCTCTCCCACACCCCTGTTTTCTTGGTTTGGGCTGTAGTTTTCCTTAGTGGCGAGCCCTGGCAGCACACAGCTTCACAGGGCACCGTTTTAGCTTCCCAAAcattatttccttggcatccttTCTCACCTGTGAACTgcagcaagggtgtgtgtgtgtgtgtgtgtgtgtgtgtgtgtgtgtgtgtgtgtgtgtgttgtaaatgGCCTCCAGGAGATCTGTAACTAATCCTCTCCACTCGGTGCTAAACCATGGGAGATGCTGGTCCCTTGGAGAGTGAGAAGGCACCAAGGCTTCTTCCTTGATCTCTGTAGATTCAGCCGTGCTTCTTTGCAATGATGCCCGCCTGCATGATTTATTTGCATTTGATTCTGTTCCCTTCTGAGGCCTTGGGTGGTCCATGGTTTTGGGGTATCAGAATATCAGTATTTCCATGTGCCATAAAATCCTACCATAAGTCTTCTTCAGAGCCTGCTGCTGACCAGCATTGTGGTAGGGTGTGTATGCGTGCCACTGAGGAGCATTTCCAATTTGCTGTACTGACGGacttctttctttcattctcctTTTGCAGTGTGATACAGAAAGTGACCCAGAGGAGCAGGTAGGCATTGACCCTACCCTGGTCCTGTAATTTGCCAGGCTTCACTTGTGACTACCACATCACTTGACACTTGTATGGGAGTTTTGGGGCAGGGCAGATATTGCAAAATGGATCCAGCAATTTGAAAAATGCCAAGGTCCTGTTTCTCTGCATGCTGAGCCACATGGGATCCAATTCTCCATATTTTTCAACCCACGCAAATGTTGGTATTGTGAATACTTGAACCACATGGATCTTTGCACAGTGGTACTGTGTCAAGGTGCTGTGGAAAATATGCAGACATAGGGCctttatttatcttattttattaatGATTTGTCTTCCACATGAGTCTCAAGACAATTTAcataaaaacaactaaaaatagCTTTGAAACCTATACACAAAACAACAAAAGGTACGTTTAAAACCAATATGGAAAATACCTTTTCACCTGGCTGGAAAAGCTTGTCAAAACAAATGTCATAAATTGCTTTCCAGAAAGTACAAATAGTGAGCAGCTGCCATATCTCTCTGAAAGTTACCATGGAGCAGGCTTCTGAGATTTTAGGAACTTCAAGGGGGATACTTTTGCAGAATACAGTGACCTATCTTGGTATACAAGGACAGCAGGTCAAAATGAGCACCTTGAATTATATCTGGAAGGGTGTAGGAGGCCAGCATTTGTCAACACTAGCATAATAATTTCCCAGAGGCCTGTTCCTTTTGGAAGGAAAGCAGCCATGTTCTGCACCAACCATAGAACTAGTGACTAGAAGTAGCAAATCTGTCTTTATTTGCATGACAAGCTACTTCCATTGTGGCGAATTGTCTACTCTTGCTAAATAATGAGTGGCTTGTTTTTCTTGTCTCTGTAGGCCTCCGTTGATGACCTCGAACAGTCATTCACTGTCTCAACCAGCAAAGGTGGGTTTGAGTGCACAGGGTGGGGCTGCTGGTCAGAGTAGAAaatactggcctagatgggcAAATAGTCTAGCTTCCTTTAATGTATATTCACAACCATATTCCTGTTAGCATCACTGAGACTGCTCTCTTGTCCAAACACCAAGGTGCCAGAAAGACTCTTAATAGACAGCATGATATTCTGGTAGGAGTCACTTGCACTGagttttctttcctctgcctcaTCACATTTCCTGTGGTGTGCTGGGAGCAGATATGCTGGGAGCAGATAAGCTGCACTAGATTGTTTCTCTTTTTGAAAGCTAATGTAAGCTTTTTGAGTAATAGCAACACCTAATATCTATTCATGCTAAGTGCTTGAAGTACTGTGACCAGGTGGGCCTCTTCTCCAGGTGTGTTTTCTGCTCCCTTTGTGTTTGCTGTTTTCATAGAGTTTTTAGGGTCCAGTTGCTTAAGAATAGTTCCTTCCTCTGCCCCCAAAAGGATTCTTTGAAGTAGATTGTGACACAGCCCCTCTCCTGCTCAACAGGACATGTGGCTGATTTGCCAAGCCAGGGAGTCTATGGCTCAGCAAGGATTGAACTGATAGTTCAAAGCCTACTCACCTGGTACTCTTAacctctgttttttctttttgtttctgccCCTAGCAGCCTCGGGACCCATTGGTGCATTAAACGGGAGCTGTGAAGCCAAACTCTCTGTGATCCCTAAAGTCTCTGGCCTGGAGCGGAGCCAGGAGCGTAATTATGAGGCAGACCGGGACCCCCTGCTAGTGCCTTTCCTGCCCAAGGAGCCCCCTTCTCAGGCAGCCGCAGCCCCTGCACCAGCTCAAGCCTTGCCCCCCAGTCCtcctgccccacctcccaccaGGACAAGGGCTCAGACGCCTAATGCTGTTCGCGGGACACCCCAACCCAAAGGCCAGCTGCCTCCGATGCCTCAGGGGGGAGCCGTCCCCCACAACCTCACCCAGAGCCAGCTGCACATGAAGGTACCGCCCTTTGCCAGTCAGACGCAAGCGCCATACACTGTAGGGCTGGATCTCAGCACCGGAGGGTGAGTCCCAGtgcactttctctctctgtttctcgttctcgctttccctcttccctctatTTCAAGCTTTCTCATGTCCCTCTTACTTGTCTTCCTCTCCGTTTTTTGTCCCCTCTCCCTTTGCTTCCCCCTGCCTTTGACCCGTCACTCATCGTCCTCCTCCTTGTCCCCTTCAAGCAGTTTGCGTTCTATCCTTtgtgtcttaataataataacacttcaTGGAGCACTCATAAaggttttttattttcaaatcacTATTTACATCTCTGTAAAGTAGGTCAGTATTGGCATCCTCATATTGCATATTGCAACTGggttgactggagctgatggggggggggagagagatgcttgCCGAAGGCCACCTctggcagaggcaagatttgaactgGGACTTCCTGGGCCCCATTTTGTGACTACTCAGTGCATGTTGGCTgcacttgcctccccccccctattttctctCCTCTTActcattttttttcctctttgagtGTTGCTCATCCCATTTATCCTCcttttttattacagaaaaggtTTTATTCTTTCTTTGCAACTGACATTACTGCACTCACTTGGAAGATTAATCAATTTGGCAATATTAAAGTGCAGATGTGTTGCAGCTTAACTTGGCAGCCTAAACACCCATAATGAGTAATCCTTTATGTAGGATTACTTCGAATAGAAGACCCTCTATCTCTGGCTTGTCTTCACAACAGCCCAGTGAGGCCTGTTGTTGTATTCATGCCCCCCTACACCCCCCAATTGAATCCATTGCTGAGTTGAGATTTGATTCAGTGCTCTCTTCAGTGCTTCTGTGCTCTTCTGGCCTCAGTCATTACTCTGTCTCCTCCTGACTTCCACACTCCAAattcatttttctctccctttttcagGTGCAGCCGCGGCGCAGCTCACCCCAAGCCCATTCTCCCACcgtgctccccctcttcctctcagCTCCCTCACCGGCCCTCCACCCCCTCGCTGGCCCTGCCTCCCCACGCCTTTCCGCCCACCCTTCGGCccccttcccaccaccacccaggcATGTTCACCCCCTCGCCTGGCCTCCCACCGCCACCCCCGCTGCTTCAAGTTGCCGGGCACCCAGCTGCAGCCGCTGCCATATCTGGTAAGAGGGACTTGGCGGGAGGGGTGTGCCTGAGTGTGATCTGCGGTCTTGGGGAAGATGGTCAGGGGCTATGTAGAAATGAGAGGGCGTGAGAAAGTGGGGCATAGGCTAAGAAAATAGAAGGATACTGTCATATTTTTCATGCTTTATGATAACTTTAGAAACCAGAGAACTCcgtgtaaaaaatttttttgtagCCCTCGTGGTGGCGGCGGTTGGGGCTGGGGAGAAAGAGATGTGTGGCTATACAAGGGCAACATGAAGCAGAAAGGAAAGGATGGAAGTTGGggcgagggaggaggaaaataactGCCAGGGCAGATACACGAAGGGTTTCACTTGAGTGTAGCAGTGCTGGCTTCGAAGGTGTAATGCTTATTGGCAGAAAGCCTTGGCAAGAAGGGGAAAAATCTGGAGTCTAGCCTAGAGAATCACTTCCAGAAAAACTGGGGGTTTCTGTAGGGCAGGGCTCTGTGGCTCTAGTGAGTTGTATGGGTGAGGTgatttggggtgggtgagtgtcAAACCTTTTCCgtgctcccttcctttccttgctggCTCCGCACCCCAAGCAACTTGCTGTCGGGTGACTTGTTCTTCTACCTCCCCAGAACAAGAGCTAATCCGCCAAGACCTGAGTTCGCGCTTCCTCACGGCCCAAGGCGGCGCCGACATGGGGGCTGCCGCTATCCGCCCGCTGGCTTTCCAGTTCCACCAACACAACCACCAGCACCAGCACACCCACCAGCACACCCACCAGCACTTCACCCCTTTCCCACCAGGCATGGTGCCCACAGCCAGTCCAGCCATGGTGAGTATAGTCCAGGTGGGATTGCtgggagaaagggagggtgggcatTAGGAACCATGGCCCCGGGTTGCTGCATCCCCTCCCTAGTGTAGGACTGAGCTTGTTGGTGAGAGCTGAGATCATGTGCAGGATGGGATTCTCCCCTCAGAGCTTTTCTCACTTCTCGCTTgtgcctctctcttcctctctcttgcagTATGAGAAATACCCTGGCAAGATGGATGGGCTCCTGCGGCACAATGTAAGTGCAGCCTTCTTGGAGTAGGGAGCGCCCAGGGGGTTGACCTGTTGGCAGGGGGATCCAAGGAAGCTCTGAGAGTTATGTGTCCTGAAGAAGGAGCAGATCCCTCCcctctttaccttcccgccttgGTTTTCTCTGGGTGGCGCTTCCAttgctttctcttcttcttccagttttATGCCGCCTTCCCCCCAACCGTGTCGGGGATCTCCCCGGTCCTGCCTCCCGCTGTGACTTTTGGCTCCCTGCAGGGGGCGTTCCAACCTAAGGTGAAGCCTCCAGACATAGTAGACAAATgggcttttctgttctttttatctTGGAAGGGGGGAAGTTCTAGAATTCAGGGCTCctgggttccccctccccaacctcctgGTGGATTTTTAGACTCCTGGGGAATCTATGTGAAGAGTTGGGGGGAGCAGAGTATGTGGATGCGGGGAGCCAGGGTTACTGGGGAGAAGTGGAGCCCCAAAGCTTTTGAGCATGAAGAGCAGGTGCTTGGACTCTTGGGTTCATCTGCTGGCTCTGGGAAAGAAGTGGGGCCGAGGGGAGCATCCCTCGTGATCcggagagcatgtgtgtgtgtgtgtgtgtgtgtgtgtgtgagagagagagagagagagagagagagagatgtcctgCATGGCCTGCATGGAGTGGCATTCTCCCCTCGTCCTGAGGTGGACAGGGAGGCTGGGAGCCAGAGCTCCTCAATAGCTGGGTTGGGGAGCCAGGATTCTATGCGGAAAACAGAGAAGGCGGAGTGCAAGAATGGATTTCTGACCTCTGCCAAGAGGATTGCACGATTCTCTGTGTGCTTGGCAGAGGGATCTGAATGTGGAGAGAGGAGGGTTATCCTCAGCAGCCTGTCTCCTCTTGACCCATTGTTTCTTCCCCAGAGTACTAACCCTGATCTGCCATCCCGGCTGGGGGCTGTCCCACCTACCTTGTCCCAGAAAGGCACTCAGGTGAGTGTGCCATCTGTATAGGGGGCGGGGCAGTGTGGAAAGGATAACTAACCCCCCACTTGGCTTTTCTGTCTCCTTTCAGCTCACCGATCCCTTCAGGCCAACGCTAAGAGTGAGTAACCCTGGGACCCCTCCTGGACACGGTGCAGTGGGGTGGCTGCTCGGGTGGCAAGGACTAGTGATGGCTGACCCCGCAGGGGGCGGCGGTGGGGAGAGGGACTCAAGTCAGGGTGTAGGGCAGCTTGTGCCTGGCCCAGCAGGGACTTAATGCACAGAGCTGATGGTTCCCCCCTCTCTTGTAGAAGCCCGGGAAGTGGTGCGCCATGCACGTTCGTGTAGCATATATGATCCTGCGGCACCAGGAGAAGATGAAGGTAGGGTGGGCCTGCGCCGCCTCCCCCCTCCGCCTGCGTACAGTGATGGGGTGTGGCGCAGCTCCTGCTGGTAGCCGCCAGAGGGTCGCTGCAAGCAACGGGAGAAGCTTCTCCCATTCTGCTCTTCTGATGTCTGTGTTGGACCCTGGATCCAAGGCGGGGTCTGTGAGTCTGGGTTAGGAGGCGGGTAAACGGGAACTCCAAGACCAGAGCCTGGGGCTGGGCAGGAGCAGGAGGTGTCCCTGCCAGAGAGTGGGCTGCGGAGGCTGCTATGAATAGCGTGCCAGGCCTGGTTGCTCAAGGGGGGCTCTGTCTCCTTTATTTCCTCTCAGCTGGTGCAGGGTGACCCCCAGAAATTAGACTTCCGGAACGACCTTCTCACCGGTTTGCCTGGTACAGGAGCCTTTGGCAGCTTGCCTCACAGCCAGGAACTGGCACGCCCAGCCACTCTCTTCACAGCCTCAGGTTGGTGCCTTACTCCCTATCCTGCAGTTTTCTTGACTCTAAAAAGGCTGAGGGCACTCTATGACTCAGCCTGCCAGATTTCTGGGCCTCCTGCAAACTCTGTGGACACTCTTTCCCTTCTATGGTATTTGGAGGCTCCCCTAGAACTATGCCATTAATGATAGTGAGCTTTTTGAGGCACCCAGTGTGCAGGATTTCAACGGTGGGTTTTTTTCCAGGTAGCCCTGCCTGTGAAATGTGAACAGGTGTGCCCTGCCATTTATATGGCTGTGTCAAGGCAGCTAAAAAAGACACTAAAAAGATTATATGCTGCTTAcatggcctacaattcccatgatccctagctaacaggaccagtggtcggggaagatgggaattgtagcccaaaacatctggaaagccgaagtttggggatgcctgttagaTTATTTGATAGTGACAAGGGACTCTTACTCCTGCTTATGTTTTTGGGAGCCCAGCATCCTCTACCTGAAAGATCGTATCTCCTTGTATTGACCAGTCCAGATGCTGAGATCCTCAGGGGAGCATCTTCTCAGTCCCATCAACATGAGAAGCACAGTTGATGGTGACGTGAGGGAGAGCCTTTTCTTTGGTTGCTCCTATAttgtggaattccccccccccaagagagtttAGCTTAGCTCCTTCTTTgtatccttctgccagcaggcgaAGATGTTCCTATTCAGACAGGCTAAGGTGCAGACAATGCTGGTCACTTtgctgctgtcagggcaaactgcATTTTAACTGCTGGTTTGAAATCGGTTTAATGGATTTTCActattgtttttaattagtttGTTTTTACTACTTAGTATGTTGTAATGATATTTTTTAATGTTCGAAGCTTCCTTGATCCCAACTTGGGGAAAAGGCAGACTTTAAATACGTTAAATCATGTCAGTAACCGTGAGGTGCACCCTCTTCTGTCAATCCCACCATCTTGACCATTAACTTTTCTCCATGTTTCTGTCCTGCAGGTGCCATCCACCACCCAGGCAGTGGCACATCATTTGGTCCTGCCGGCACCCCTCATGGCTCCTTCCTCAGCCCCAGCCCCCACATTGGTAAGAGCTGGCGCACCAGAATGCCAGGGCCGGTGGGGCAGGACCCAGCATCTTCCGTACGATTGTTCACTCCTCTGCTCGCCTCTTTTCCAGATCCCTTTGGCAGGCCCCCCAGTTTTGCCTCCCTCGGGGCGCTCTCCAATGGGGCTTTTGGGGGCCTGGGCAACCCATCTTTCAGTGAGTATTGTTTGGGAGTTTGGGGCATAAAATCTGTAATTAATGGGACCAGAATGGTGTTTCTTGGGTTTACCCAAGACCTCTAGGCTGATGGGGATTTGAACACAGgactccttcttttcctcttaCTCCACCCTCTACTCGTCCCAGCCCTTGCAGCCCCATTATGAAGAGCTGGAGACAGAAAATCCTGGGTTCTaagttttgtgggggtttttttgctctCCCCTTGTTTCACCCACATTCCCTTGTTTCCCACTCAGAGCTGGAAGGAAAACCCAGGAGCTATGGATCCCACCC
The window above is part of the Zootoca vivipara chromosome 13, rZooViv1.1, whole genome shotgun sequence genome. Proteins encoded here:
- the FBRS gene encoding probable fibrosin-1 isoform X5, coding for MEGTAAAPAPCWSGGGGSSSRTRRQRRCSRRDRESRCTRRRGSRPGDGSRRGLLSSSSSGSDSEGPSPPAPVAPGKGHSLQKHQQQRRRRRPLRRRKRPSGSSCSRDEEEEEEEEEDLIDGFAIASFVSLEALEKDATLKTPERLELRMKHSGKRKRGEGNNSDPEDEDGSSEKGRSRERAVRKRTKKRHKECDTESDPEEQASVDDLEQSFTVSTSKASGPIGALNGSCEAKLSVIPKVSGLERSQERNYEADRDPLLVPFLPKEPPSQAAAAPAPAQALPPSPPAPPPTRTRAQTPNAVRGTPQPKGQLPPMPQGGAVPHNLTQSQLHMKVPPFASQTQAPYTVGLDLSTGGCSRGAAHPKPILPPCSPSSSQLPHRPSTPSLALPPHAFPPTLRPPSHHHPGMFTPSPGLPPPPPLLQVAGHPAAAAAISEQELIRQDLSSRFLTAQGGADMGAAAIRPLAFQFHQHNHQHQHTHQHTHQHFTPFPPGMVPTASPAMYEKYPGKMDGLLRHNFYAAFPPTVSGISPVLPPAVTFGSLQGAFQPKVKPPDIVDKWAFLFFLSWKGGSSRIQGSWVPPPQPPGGFLDSWGIYVKSWGEQSMWMRGARVTGEKWSPKAFEHEEQVLGLLGSSAGSGKEVGPRGASLVIRRACVCVCVCVCVRERERERERDVLHGLHGVAFSPRPEVDREAGSQSSSIAGLGSQDSMRKTEKAECKNGFLTSAKRIARFSVCLAEGSECGERRVILSSLSPLDPLFLPQSTNPDLPSRLGAVPPTLSQKGTQLTDPFRPTLRKPGKWCAMHVRVAYMILRHQEKMKVGWACAASPLRLRTVMGCGAAPAGSRQRVAASNGRSFSHSALLMSVLDPGSKAGSLVQGDPQKLDFRNDLLTGLPGTGAFGSLPHSQELARPATLFTASGAIHHPGSGTSFGPAGTPHGSFLSPSPHIGKSWRTRMPGPVGQDPASSVRLFTPLLASFPDPFGRPPSFASLGALSNGAFGGLGNPSFNSSAVFGQKDSPGAPAFPSPHEAWNRLHRTPPSFPTAPAWPKGGAGDGAERGGTQHEKESEKPEGPVIKDEKDRDALFSRHPLRASPATPTPKNLALTHEELPGRSHIPAEREHRYGSPAGSGHASRSPYPELPLKKEVKVKEEPELTGFEGALRTGPPFHSTLHVSHPLGTLAVFERPQAGTGGSVSPYLVAAPPSAASYAALEAWREPYHRGLELHPLQRLPRYLETSSPAATAAEDYERARLYGLAPPPHPSLMAYPRHPNGLLAKATPAAAAAAAAAAVGLLSAPPPLIPASNARPCSPRRAPDIRELAAYKDRDSR
- the FBRS gene encoding probable fibrosin-1 isoform X4 — protein: MEGTAAAPAPCWSGGGGSSSRTRRQRRCSRRDRESRCTRRRGSRPGDGSRRGLLSSSSSGSDSEGPSPPAPVAPGKGHSLQKHQQQRRRRRPLRRRKRPSGSSCSRDEEEEEEEEEDLIDGFAIASFVSLEALEKDATLKTPERLELRMKHSGKRKRGEGNNSDPEDEDGSSEKGRSRERAVRKRTKKRHKECDTESDPEEQASVDDLEQSFTVSTSKAASGPIGALNGSCEAKLSVIPKVSGLERSQERNYEADRDPLLVPFLPKEPPSQAAAAPAPAQALPPSPPAPPPTRTRAQTPNAVRGTPQPKGQLPPMPQGGAVPHNLTQSQLHMKVPPFASQTQAPYTVGLDLSTGGCSRGAAHPKPILPPCSPSSSQLPHRPSTPSLALPPHAFPPTLRPPSHHHPGMFTPSPGLPPPPPLLQVAGHPAAAAAISEQELIRQDLSSRFLTAQGGADMGAAAIRPLAFQFHQHNHQHQHTHQHTHQHFTPFPPGMVPTASPAMYEKYPGKMDGLLRHNFYAAFPPTVSGISPVLPPAVTFGSLQGAFQPKVKPPDIVDKWAFLFFLSWKGGSSRIQGSWVPPPQPPGGFLDSWGIYVKSWGEQSMWMRGARVTGEKWSPKAFEHEEQVLGLLGSSAGSGKEVGPRGASLVIRRACVCVCVCVCVRERERERERDVLHGLHGVAFSPRPEVDREAGSQSSSIAGLGSQDSMRKTEKAECKNGFLTSAKRIARFSVCLAEGSECGERRVILSSLSPLDPLFLPQSTNPDLPSRLGAVPPTLSQKGTQLTDPFRPTLRKPGKWCAMHVRVAYMILRHQEKMKVGWACAASPLRLRTVMGCGAAPAGSRQRVAASNGRSFSHSALLMSVLDPGSKAGSLVQGDPQKLDFRNDLLTGLPGTGAFGSLPHSQELARPATLFTASGAIHHPGSGTSFGPAGTPHGSFLSPSPHIGKSWRTRMPGPVGQDPASSVRLFTPLLASFPDPFGRPPSFASLGALSNGAFGGLGNPSFNSSAVFGQKDSPGAPAFPSPHEAWNRLHRTPPSFPTAPAWPKGGAGDGAERGGTQHEKESEKPEGPVIKDEKDRDALFSRHPLRASPATPTPKNLALTHEELPGRSHIPAEREHRYGSPAGSGHASRSPYPELPLKKEVKVKEEPELTGFEGALRTGPPFHSTLHVSHPLGTLAVFERPQAGTGGSVSPYLVAAPPSAASYAALEAWREPYHRGLELHPLQRLPRYLETSSPAATAAEDYERARLYGLAPPPHPSLMAYPRHPNGLLAKATPAAAAAAAAAAVGLLSAPPPLIPASNARPCSPRRAPDIRELAAYKDRDSR
- the FBRS gene encoding probable fibrosin-1 isoform X3, whose protein sequence is MEGTAAAPAPCWSGGGGSSSRTRRQRRCSRRDRESRCTRRRGSRPGDGSRRGLLSSSSSGSDSEGPSPPAPVAPGKGHSLQKHQQQRRRRRPLRRRKRPSGSSCSRDEEEEEEEEEDLIDGFAIASFVSLEALEDATLKTPERLELRMKHSGKRKRGEGNNSDPEDEDGSSEKGRSRERAVRKRTKKRHKEPSLQSYLETGYICDTESDPEEQASVDDLEQSFTVSTSKAASGPIGALNGSCEAKLSVIPKVSGLERSQERNYEADRDPLLVPFLPKEPPSQAAAAPAPAQALPPSPPAPPPTRTRAQTPNAVRGTPQPKGQLPPMPQGGAVPHNLTQSQLHMKVPPFASQTQAPYTVGLDLSTGGCSRGAAHPKPILPPCSPSSSQLPHRPSTPSLALPPHAFPPTLRPPSHHHPGMFTPSPGLPPPPPLLQVAGHPAAAAAISEQELIRQDLSSRFLTAQGGADMGAAAIRPLAFQFHQHNHQHQHTHQHTHQHFTPFPPGMVPTASPAMYEKYPGKMDGLLRHNFYAAFPPTVSGISPVLPPAVTFGSLQGAFQPKVKPPDIVDKWAFLFFLSWKGGSSRIQGSWVPPPQPPGGFLDSWGIYVKSWGEQSMWMRGARVTGEKWSPKAFEHEEQVLGLLGSSAGSGKEVGPRGASLVIRRACVCVCVCVCVRERERERERDVLHGLHGVAFSPRPEVDREAGSQSSSIAGLGSQDSMRKTEKAECKNGFLTSAKRIARFSVCLAEGSECGERRVILSSLSPLDPLFLPQSTNPDLPSRLGAVPPTLSQKGTQLTDPFRPTLRKPGKWCAMHVRVAYMILRHQEKMKVGWACAASPLRLRTVMGCGAAPAGSRQRVAASNGRSFSHSALLMSVLDPGSKAGSLVQGDPQKLDFRNDLLTGLPGTGAFGSLPHSQELARPATLFTASGAIHHPGSGTSFGPAGTPHGSFLSPSPHIGKSWRTRMPGPVGQDPASSVRLFTPLLASFPDPFGRPPSFASLGALSNGAFGGLGNPSFNSSAVFGQKDSPGAPAFPSPHEAWNRLHRTPPSFPTAPAWPKGGAGDGAERGGTQHEKESEKPEGPVIKDEKDRDALFSRHPLRASPATPTPKNLALTHEELPGRSHIPAEREHRYGSPAGSGHASRSPYPELPLKKEVKVKEEPELTGFEGALRTGPPFHSTLHVSHPLGTLAVFERPQAGTGGSVSPYLVAAPPSAASYAALEAWREPYHRGLELHPLQRLPRYLETSSPAATAAEDYERARLYGLAPPPHPSLMAYPRHPNGLLAKATPAAAAAAAAAAVGLLSAPPPLIPASNARPCSPRRAPDIRELAAYKDRDSR